The DNA window ATCAGGATAAGGTGATAAGTCAGGCGCAGATACACCGGAATCGTAGTACCTATGATGACTTGAGATACCAGGGTATCGGTGATGGAGAAGAACAGGATGCCCACCAGCAGCACAAAGAACATGAAGCTGGTGCCGCAACGGGGATGAATGGTAGTAAAGCTTTGGATATCAGGAATCTGCAGAGTACTATTGTGCTCATAAGCATTCACGTTCTTGTGCTCTGCTCCATGATAACAAAACAGGCGTTTTACATCCTTCATCAGAGATATTGCCCAGATGTAGATTACAAAGAATACAATGCGGATACTGCCTGCAAAGAGATTGAAAAAGAAGTCCTGCTTGGAAAGCTTTAGCCAATCTGAAAGCTTGTATGGCAGCAGTCCAAATAGCAAGAACGCCAGTCCAAAGGCAATTATGAAGCTGAATATCTCTTCCCGCTTTTCTGCTGCCTTACTCTTTTCCTTCAGCTTTTCTCCCTTTTCTTCGGCTTCCTGTCTCAGATCCAATTCGAAGCGTTCAGCCGAAAAGGTGAGGGTGGAGAAACCGATCTTCATCATCTCGATGAGAGACACAAATCCGCGGACGATTGGTAAAGCATAGAACTTGTTTTTCTGCGTAGCGCTTACAAATGGCTGAAGCTTTAGTTCGATGTCTCCGTTTCTGCGACGAATGGCGGTTGCCAGACGGTCAGGTCCGCGCATCATTACGCCTTCGATAACCGCTTGTCCGCCTACACTAATTTCTTTTTTCATCTGCTAATCCTTATTAATATAAAAAACGCCACTCTCCCCCAAAGGCGGAAGACTGGCGTAAACAAATTTATAAGATCTACTTATCGCTGCTGAGATTGTATTTCTTATTGAACTTCTCGACACGACCGGCAGTATCCATAATCTTTTGTTTGCCGGTGTAGAAAGGGTGGCACACGTTGCAAATATCTACGTGCATGTCTCCCTTGGTGCTGGCGGTTTCAAATATGTTGCCGCAGGCACAGGTGACAGTAGCCTTCTGGTATTTAGGATGAATTCCCTGTTTCATTTATTTTGCTCCTTGCATAAATTCAAAGTGATTTGATACAATAATTTTGAGTAGCAGGTTTATGTCAAGTATGAATTAGCATCTCTTTATATCTGCTTTACTACTGCTTGAAGCATGGAGTTGAAAGAGCCCAGATAATGAATTGTGCTCTGACTGCGTGGCTCTTTCGACTTTATGTGATCTTAACTATAATGAAGGTTTAGGTATGAAGCGACTTGCCGAACCGTAGCTTCTCTCATATGTGAGGATTCCGATCTTCTCCAAGTAGTAGCTTCGGAAAGCTACGATACATGTAGCATCGGAATACTACGATACAAAAATCTCCGTAGCTTCGGAATGCTACGATCGGGTTCCGTTCGCCGATTATTAAGCCGTACCAGAGGCAGAGCTTACAAGAACGTTATTGAAGCAAAGAGGTCCAAGAGGGGCATCTCCAGAATAAAATATTGCCAGATGCACAGTTGCGACTATTATATGACTATCGCAAGCATTCCAGGCAGTTTATCCGGAAGTCAAGAATAAAAATGTGCTGCCAAGGACACCAACAGGTAAAAAGATGGAATCTCATATCAGGAAAATAATCGACAAAGCAATCTTCGGCTATGCTTATCACGAGATCTTGCTGGACAAATCCGGCAAGCCCTGTGATTATAGGTTTATAGAAACCAATGAAGCCTTTGGCGAGCTTACCGGTTTGGATCACAAGAAAATAATCGGTAAGACTCTAAAAGAAGTACTACCCAAAAGTTCTGAAGACGATTTTGACTGGATCGGTTTTTACGGGAATGTGGCAGAACAAGGGGGCAGTCATATGGTGGATGCGGAATCCAAGCCACTTGGCAAGAGCTTTCGCATTCAAGCAATCTCATTTGAGAAAGGCTATTTTGCCACCCTCTTCTTCGATGTGTCTCTCTACAAAAAGATCGAAATGGAGTTGGGTGCAAACGAAGAGCGAATGCGTTTGCTGGTGAACAATTCCAACAACTGGGTAGTAGTCCTGGATAAAGATCTGCAGATAAAATACTCCACTGCTTTGGGGTCAAAAATCCTCGGTATAGACGAAAAAGAAATCTACAATCTATTTGTATATTCCGTAGTCCACCCGGACGATGTAGCAAAAGTACAGGACACAATACAATGGGTATTTGAACATCCAGCAGAATTGGCCACTCTGGAGTTACGAGTATATAACTCCAAACATGAAGTAATTTGGTTGGAAGTATTTGCTTTCAATATGTTGCAATCCTCCGCAATCGAGGGATTGATAGTTCACGCACGGGATATCAGTATCCGCAAAGCTGCAGAAGAAGCGTTGGTGCAAAGCGAAAACAAATTTCGTTATTTGACTGATAATCTTACCGACATGATCTTCATGACTGATAAGGAACTAAATACCATCTATGTAAGCCCTTCCGTGGAAGCGATGTTGGGGGAAAGCCCGGAAGAGCATCTGTCACGCAGCATGGAAGACAAACATCCCCCAGAATCTCTGGCTGTGATGCAGGAAGCATTAGCCGAAGAAATGCAAAAAGATACCGAACCAAATGCAAATCTGAATAGATCCAGAATGATAGAGATTCAGGAATACAAGAAAGATGGCAGCCTCATAGATATTGCCATGCATGTAACAATGATTAGGGATAAAGACGGTAACTTCAATGGCTTGCATGGAGTTACACGGGATATTACTTTCCAAAAGCACACTGAACGGGAGCTAAAAGAGAAAAACGCTTACATCGAATCACTGCTGGATTCTATCCCTGATCCGATCTTTGTATTAGACAAAACTGGCCGCCTGATTGACAGAAAAACTGGATCTGCGGACAATTCGTTCCTCACGAAAGCAGAAGCCCCCAATCAGAATCTTTGGGACATCTTCCCGAAAGTTTTGGCGGACAATATATTGGACGCCATACAAATTGCCTTGGACCGAAATGAGACCATTCCCTTTTCCTTTCGATTGGAAATGAATGGAGAACACAGGTATTTTGAAGCCCGTATCAGCCCCATGGAAAATGAACGGGTGATCTCCTCAGTGAGAGACGTGACAGATCATAGCAAAGCTGTGATGGCAATTCAGCAACAAACCAGATTTCAAAAAATGATTGCAGATATCTCGACTGCATTTGTGAATAGCAAGTCCTTGGAACTGGATACCATCCTGGACGAGAGCCTGAAAATGGTAGGAGAATTCTTTGGAGTGCAGCGAGCATATATATATCGATATTTTGACGACTATTCCAGTATGTTCAACACAAACGAATGGCACTCACGAGGTAGAGGCAGAATTCAGGATAAACGTCCCGTGTATCATAGCGCCTCAATTCCCTGGTGGAGCAAACAGATTACTAGCGGACAAATAATAAAGATTGAGAATCTGGAAGAGCTGTTGCCTCATGCTAAAACCGAGTATCGGGTACTGAAGAGCCAAAATATCAAATCCATTTTGTGCATACCAATTCAAAGTGGCTCCAAGGTTATGGGCTATTTCGGATTTGATAGCCTGATAGAGCCCAGAGTATATAGCGAATCTGAAGTAGATAACCTGCTGGTAGTGGCAAACCTGCTGGCAGAAGTGTTGTTAAAACACGATCGTGAAAAACAAATGCGCAAACAGGCCAAACTGCAGGAAATCTTCATCCCCATGGCCATGAAGTATGTAAATCTGAATTCCGAAGATCTGGAGAATGCGATACGGCAATCTCTGGCTGAACTGGCTACTTTTTCCAATGCTGATCTAGCCTTTATATATGATTACGATTGGGATAGCATGGTCTGTATAAACGGAAATGAATGGACTGCTCAAGGCATAGATACTGAGGCCCAATTACGCAGAATAATCCCAATGGATTTACTTGGTCCCTGGGTGGAAATGCATCGTAGAGGTGAGACGGTTATCATAGATGACGCCCTCACAGCCGATGTTCCCAAGCAACTGCGAGAGTTCATGGTCACGCAGAGAGTGAAAAGCATGATAACCTTGCCTATAATGAATATGGGTATGTGCCAGGGTTTTGTGGGTTTCAATTACATAAGGAAAACCCATCGCTTTACCAAGACCGACAGCATGTTGCTTTCACTTTTTGCCCAACTTTTGGTCAATGTACGCAATCGTAGAGATCTAGAGCGCAGACTCATTCAGGAAAAAGTGCGAGCAGAGAATGCCAGTAAAGCTAAAAGTGAGTTTTTGGCCAATATGAGTCACGAAATCCGCACTCCCCTTAATGGAGTAATCGGCTTTACTGAATTGCTGCAAAACTCGGCTTTGGACAATGCTCAGCAGCAATATGCCCAAAACATCATCAATTCCAGCTACAACCTCTTGGGCATCATTAATGATATTCTGGACTTTTCCAAAATTGAAGCGGGAAAACTGGATCTGTCTCCCACACGTACAGACCTTATTGAACTGGTAGAACAGGCTGCAGACATCATCAAGTTGAGAACCAGCAAGAAAGACCTGGAGTTTTTGCTGGATATCAGCCCAGACATTCCCAGATTTGCCATAATCGATCCTTTAAGACTGAATCAAATCCTGATAAATCTTCTTTCAAATGCAGAAAAGTTTACCGAAGAAGGTGAGATAGAGCTGAGTGTGCGGTATGAAATGACCGACGCTGATCATACAGATATCACATTCACAGTACGCGACACGGGCATTGGTATCAATGAAAGTATGCAGAAAAAGCTGTTTCGCGCTTTCTCGCAATTGGATTCATCCACTACCAGAAAGTATGGTGGCACCGGACTGGGATTGGTGATATCAAACCATCTGGCCACCTTGATGAATAGCCATATTAATATCTCCAGCATACCCGACCAAGGTTCTGAATTTAGCTTTACGATCAATTGCAGAGTTGAAGGAAAGAGGTATTGCGATCACGAACTGGAACTCACGAAAACAGTGATGGTGGTAGATGATAATGCATCCTGCCGCAGAATCATCAAGCAATGCCTTACTTACTGGAAAATTGATGTCCTGGAGTGCGGCAGCGCCCAGGAAGCATTGGAGATGCTGCAAAACGTCAGCGCTCCTGATGTTATCTTTGTTGATTATGATATGCCGGAAATGAATGGATTGGACCTTATCCGAAGAGTTCAGAACGAAACCTTGAAGATAAGCCAGACAACTCCAGTGGTGCTGATGCATAGTTCCGATGAGAATCCCGCTCTGATATCAGCTTGCCAGGAACTGGGGATAAACTACCGTTTCTTGAAACCGGTGAAAGCTTATGATTTGCATAAGGCTTTGGAAAACATCGAATCCGGAGGCCAAGACTTGACACAGGAAAACATTGAAAGAAAGGATAGATTACCTATGTCTGAAACAGATTTAATCGAAAAACCGTCTATCCTAATCGCTGAAGACAATCAATTGAACATGATTTTGTTGAATGAAATGATCCTCAAGCTTAGTCCCAAAGCCCAGATATGGCATGCTACAGATGGACTGCAAGCTATTGACGGAGTTCGAAAACACAGTCCGGATGTGGTGCTGATGGATGTACAAATGCCAAATCTGGACGGTGTGAGTGCCAGTTTTGAGATCCGTAAGTTCTCCTCGGTGCCCATTATTGCCATTACAGCCGGAGCATTGAAAGAAGAACAGGAGCGATGTCTTGCTGCAGGTATTAATGACTTCCTTACCAAACCGGTTTTGGTGGCAGAACTTGCTGCCACCTTAAGCAAATACCTGTCAAATGAATCTCAGGAGAAAAGTGCTTCGTATCAGACAAAGACAGCAACGGACAATGCTTCTCATTTTGCTAAAGACGCACTCTTGAAAAACATATCCGGAGATTTGGATACTTTTAAGAGTTTGCTTGAGATAGTGGCCACCAGCTTCCCGGATAAGTTTGAAGCTCTAAACCAGGCAATCACCGAAGAAGATAGCAAAGAAGCTCTTAGCATCCTGCATTCGTTAAAGGGATCAGCGAGAAACATGCACTTCGTCCTTCTAGGAGATATGGTGGCTGATTTGGAAAGGGATTATCCCAATCTTGAAGCAGCAGAAGTGCGTGCCCGCTACCAAAATATCATTCAAGAATGGCAGTTTGTGCAGGATCTGATAAAATAAAGCATCCAGGATCCCTGTACGCTCTACCTGAAAGTTATTGAATCAATTTCCGCTATCTTGCAGATTGATGTTTCTACTTTTGAATCCGTAACCCATCACGTCATAGACATCGGTAAGCACCATAAAGGCATCCGGATCAATCTCTTTTACGAGGTCTGTAAGCATGGGCACCTGACGGCGGTTCAGCACACAGAACAGCACATTGATATCGCGTTGGTGAAATCCGCTCATCCCCTTCAGGATGGTTACTCCCCTGTTCAGTTTATCGAAGATCACGCCACGAATCTCATCCGGACTGTTCGAGATGATGTAAACACCTTTCACATAAGGCAAGCCTTCTGAAGCCAGATCCGTGATCTTGGTGGTTACAAACAGGTTGATGTAACCCCAGATGAGCAGTTTCGGATCTTTCAAAAATAGTGATACAGCCAGGATTATGCCCGTTTCCACAATATAGTAGCCTGTACCGATCGAAATATTGGCTTTTTGTTTGATGAAGGCCACCGGGATATCTGTGCCTCCGGTGGATCCTCTGAAGCGGAAAATCAGCCCCAAGCCCAAACCAAGCAGTACCGAGCCGGCTACTGCGGAGAGGAAAATCTCTTCAGGAGGCAACATTGCATATACTACCCTGTCTCCAACCATGTGGGTATAGTGCGCCAAATCTCTGACCAGACCGATTTTGTGGAGCATGGGAAAGCTCAACAGGTCTGTCATTGTCGCAGAAACCAACATACCATATATTGATTTACTGCCAAACGATTTTCCGATGAATACAAAACTGATGACAAACAGAGGTATGTTTATAAGGATCATGCCCACACCGTTGGGTAGCCCAAAAAGCATGTGCAAGATCTGAGATATTCCGCCTACTCCTCCCGGAGCCATATTGTAGGGTAACAGGAACCAAGAGTATCCTATGGCAAAAAACACCGAGGCAAACACTATGCCCAAGTGGTTTATAATCTCTCTCTTAATACGCATTTTGCGCGCATCTTGTTTCGGCATTTCATTCTCCTATTGTTCTTGACGGATAATGCTGTAATTTATAGTTTGTCTCTGTTCAAATAGCGGGGCTCAGAATGAATCCATGCTATGGCATACACAAACATAAAAAAGTATCAAGGAAATATTACATGAAGATCGATATCAGAAAAGACGGACACAAACACAGTCTCATCGAACTGGAAAAGGCAAGGCCAATATCACAGATCATAAAAGGAAGTGGCATCGATCGCAACCAAGTCCTGAGCTATAAAATTAACCATACCGAATATGTCAATGAAGATTATCTTCCTTCCGGAGATACACTGGTCAATTGCGTCACAGTCAATCATCCCGAAGGATACAGGATTTATCAGGATACAGCAATCTTCATCCTCGCTAAAGCCTTACATACTCTTTTGGGGGTAAATCACTCTTTGGTGGCAGAGCATTCAATCGCCGATGGAGTGTTTTGCGAAATCTTCAATTCCGAGAAATTCAGCCGGGATGATGTCCAGCGTCTGAAAGCGGCAATGCACAATATCATCGAAAGTGATCTGCCCATAGATCGAATCGAAGTAAGCAGTTCCGAAGCCATCGATATATTTAGCAGTATGCACCGTAAGGACGTGCTCAGGAATATTAAAAGCCACCATATCGAGACCGTAAGTATCTACAAATGCGGAAAATACTACGATTTCTTCATCCGTCCTCTAGCAGATCGCACCAGCTTTATTACCCATTTCGACATCGAGTATCTGGAACCCGGATTCATCCTGCGCTTCCCCTCCGGTGCAGATATGACTCTGCAAGAGCCCTTTATGCTACCGCAAAAACTGTTTGCCTTGCATCAGGAGCACGACAAATGGCTGGATATTCTGCGTGTCCACAACATATCGGACATCAACAGCCAGATCGACCGCTATGATATATCTCAATTCATCCTGGTGGAAGAAGCTCTGCACGAAAAGAAGATCGCCGAGATGGCGGCAAACATAGTGGAAGACAAAGATATCAAGCTAATCCTGATCGCCGGACCGTCTTCTTCCGGAAAGACTACTTTTGCCAACCGCCTCAGAGTGCAGTTACAGGCCAGCAAAGCAAAGCCATTTGTTATCGGTCTGGATGACTACTTTTTAGATCGCGACCTCACTCCCCGCAAGGAAAGTGGAGATTTTGACTTTGAATCCATACATTCCATCGATCTGGAATATCTGAATATACAATTGACGCAATTGCTGAATGGAGAGCAGATTGAGCTGCCCCATTATGACTTTACGAGAGGTATCAGACGACGCAGCAACAACTTCGTGAAGATGGAGAAGGATAACATCATAATCATGGAGGGAATCCACGGACTGAATGATGACCTTACCTCAGCCATTCCCGAAAGCCGTAAAACCCGCATCTATGTATCGGCCCTGAACCAATTGAACATCGATAATCACAACCGTATTCCCACTACAGATTGCCGCCTCTTGCGAAGAATCATCCGGGATCGCCAATACCGGGGATACTCAGCTGAAGAAACCATCCTCAGATGGCCCGACGTAAGAGAAGGCGAGGAAAAGAACATCTTCCCATATCAGGAGAATGCCAATTATATGTTCAACAGCAGCCTCACCTATGAACTGGGTGTATTGAAGAAACATGCTTGGAACGAACTCCTGAACGTGCCTTCAACCTCATCCGCCTACACAGAGTCACGTCGCCTCCTGCACTTGCTTTCTCACTGCAGGGATATCGACGACGCCCATGTGCCACACAACTCCATAATCCGTGAATTCACAAACGGTTCTGTGTTTAGATACTGATATGCCGAAGATCAATATCCTTTCTGAAGATGTCCGTAATAAAATCGCTGCGGGCGAAGTGATAGAACGCCCGGCTTCTGTAGTAAAAGAGCTGGTGGAAAACAGTATCGATGCCGGAGCGGATACCATCACGGTAATAGTGGAGAATGGGGGGAAAGACCTCATCCAAGTGATCGACAACGGTATGGGCATGGAACCGGATGACGCCATGCTGGCCCTCGAAAGCCACGCCACCAGCAAGATTCGCAATGTTGACGACATCATCCACATTAGTTCTTTGGGCTTCAGAGGAGAAGCTTTGCCTTCTATAGCCGCTGTATCTAACTTCTGTCTGCTTACCAGAAACCGAAATCTGGAAGTTGCCCTCAGAGTGGAGATAAACGACGGTAAACTGAAGGATGTGATCAAGACATCGTCCAATCCGGGAACCACCATCTGGGTAAGAGGGCTGTTCAAGAGCCTGCCCGCCCGCCGTAAATTCCTGCGAACCGATGTAGTGGAACTGCGTCATATCCAGAAGTACTTCCACTATCAGGCAATTATCTATCCCCGGATCAACTTCAAATTGATCGCCGATGGCAAGAAGAAGCTGAATTACATCGCTTCGGAAGACCGTAACAAGCGAATGGCTGAAGTATTCGGTTCGGGCTTTTTCGACGACGACATTATCGAGATAGATTCCGGTGCCGGCGAATACTCCGTGAATGGTTACATCTTTGGTTTGGAAGAGCGTTCCGAGAAGCTTATCGATGCTCAATATGTATTCATCAATGGCAGGTTCATAAACGACAAGACAGTGAAACATAGCATTAAAAGCGCTTATCAACCGTTTATCCAGAAAACCAGGGCTTGGATGAAAGGCAGCACTCCGCCGTACATCTTGTTTATCCAAGTACCCCCTCAGGAGATTGATGTCAATGTCTCTCCTACCAAGAGTGAAGTACGCTTTCGAGAACAGCAAAGGGTGCATTCCCTCATATTTGAGACTCTCACCAGAGCGCTAAGACGTTATGAAGACGACAAGTTTGCTTCCGCACGCAATAAGTTCATCAACATCCCCTTCAGTCAGGAACGTCCCAGCTCCCTAGAGCGGGATATCTTTGTGCAGAATGTACAGGTTCCCCGATATGGAGAATACAAGAAAGAACACGCCGAACTGTTTCAAGATGACCTGTTTAAACATGAAGAGGAGCCTTTACCCCGCTCGATCCCCATCGTGAATCCCGAGAAAGATCGCGATCAGGAACAACAGGAAATTTTCATCGATCAACCTAACGACAGCGTTCCCTATAAGCTATTACTTCAGAATGAAGAGGACTACATCAACCCCTGGCAATTGCATAACACATATATCTTTGTCCAGATAGAAGATGGCTTGGTGATTATCGATCAACATGCCGCTCACGAGCGCATCATCTACGAAAAGCTAATCCATCGCACTGGTGGTGCTCCTGCTGTAAGACAGAAACTGATTGTTCCTCTGGTGATCGACATTCCGCCATATATAGCCAGCGATATCCGGGATCTGGTGGATGCAAATCTGGAGCTGTTGGAAAAGATCGGTTTTATCCTCAAGAAGTTTAGCGGAGATTCCATTGTCATCGAGGAAATCCCCGCAGAATTGGGTGATTTTCAAGGGGGCAAAACCTTCATTGATATCCTGAAACAACTGGAAACAGAAATAGAACTGAACTCCGACTTCAGGGACTCCCTAGCCAAATCCATCGCCTGCAAGGCTGCGATCAAGGCCAACACCAAGCTATCCCGTAAGGAAATGTTATCACTCATAAACAACCTCTTTGCCTGCAGAGTACCATACTTTTGCCCCCATGGACGACCTCTGATCGTAAAGATGACTCTCACGGATTTTGAAAAGAAGTTCAAGCGCCTAGTATGATCATCACCATTGAAGGGCCAACCGCAGCGGGTAAAACGGCATTTGCCATAGAACTCGCGGAAGCCCTGCACACTCAGATCATAAACTGCGATTCGCGTCAGGTATATAGATACATGAACATCGGAACGGCAAAGCCTTCCCCGGAAGAGCTGTCCCGCGTGAAGCATCACCTTGTAAGTATCATTGATCCCAATGAAAGGTACAACGCTGGTTGTTTTGTGAAGGCAGCGGAACAGATTATCGACTCTATGCTTTTAGAGGATAACATCCCCATTATCTGCGGAGGAACCGGCCTGTATATCCGCTCACTTTTGGAAGGCCTCTTTATGCATCCCCCCATCGATCCCCATATCCGGGAAAAGTTGAAGGCAGAGTTGCAGAACGTCGGAGTATCTGCCTTGTATCAGCGATTGCAAGAGGTCGATCCCGAGTTTGCCGGACGCATCAGTGATAAAGATCCGCAAAGAATTCTACGAGGTTTGGAGATATACATCGGGACAGGGATGAACATCACAGAGCACTGGCGGCTCCAGAAGCGGGTACTGAAGTACCACACCCTGCGTATACTGATCTCCCCTATCAGAGCCGTGCTATATGAGCGTATAAACCAAAGAGCGGAGCAAATGCTGAGCTGTGGGTTGCTTTCTGAAATAGAAGCTTTGCTACACAATGGCTACACTTGGCAGGATCCAGGTCTAGCGACTTTAGGCTACAAAGAGTTCAAAGACTTCTTTCAAGGGAAATCTGATCTGGCAGATTGTACCGAATTGGTAGCTCAGCATCATCGTAACTATGCCAAACGGCAACTAACCTGGTATCGAAAATGCAGATTTGATTTGACAATTGGACTACAAAGCTTTAGTTTATCTGATGTCCTCGGGGAGATAGAATCCCGATACATGAGGTACAAAGAGGAAACAGGTGCACATCATAGCCAAGATAGTTAATCACGAGATTACAGATAGTGATATTGCCCGGGAACTCGCTTGGGGTGGGACGAGCAAGCAAGCCCTGAAACGCCTGATAGACCGTTGTCTTTTGCTGGTCAAGGCAGATCAACTAGGCATGAGGGTCACTGATGAGGAGTTTGACATCGCTATGATGGAGCTTCTTGAAGAAGAAGAGCCGTTCGGATTGCCCCCCGGATATTTGCAAAGCATGGACGCTCTGGAGATGGAAACTCTTTTGCGCCGCAACATCTTGATCCGCAAATACCTCTCTACTCTTTACCCTGACGAGCATCCCATCGAAGAAGCAAAGCTGAGGGAACTCTACGACGAGCAGATTCAGAACTTTTATAGCGAAGAGATGGTACGCTGTTCACACATCCTTATCAAGGGTGAAGATGCCTTGCGGCGCATCACTGAAATCCGCTCCAGAATCTTTGGTCCTGCAGAATTCTTCGAAGCCTGCCGCACTTGTAGTGATTGCCCCTCAAACCGTTGTTGTGGTGATTTGGGGTATTTCCCTCGTGGCAAGCTCTTTCCGGAAATCGACGCCGTAGCATTTAGCATGCAGATTGATGAGATCAGCCAGCCATTCGCCAGCCCTGAGGGATATCATATCCTGATGCTTACAGATCGCAAATGCAAAGCTCCCATCCCTTTCGAGGACATTAAATCCAGCCTCACCGCTCAGATTATCCAAATGGAACGCGAATATATATTGATGCGGCATCTGGACGAGCTCTACATAGAATTCAAACCGCAAATCAAGCTGTTTGAAGATGCCGTCCAATAGTCTATCCCGCTTATTTGGCATCACTACTTTTGGAGAATCTCACGGTCCCGCCATCGGTATACTTTTCGATAGCCCGATAGCAAATCAAGAGCTTCCTTTTGACAGAATCCGCGAAGCTCTACTACGCAGAGCACCCAAAGGGAATGCTTCAACCACCCGCATAGAAACCGATGAGATTGAGATCCTCAGCGGTGTATTCAATGGCAAAACCACCGGCACTCCCCTCTGTATCCTGATCCACAATAAAGATGCCCGCAGCATCGATTATGAGCCATTCAAAGACCTTATCCGCCCCGGATATGCAGACTATTCATGGCTGCAGAAATATCATATATTCGACTACCGCGGTGGCGGTAGAACATCCGGCAGAGAAACCGTAGCCAGAGTACTGGCTGCTGAACTGCTCCGCCATGTGTTACCCGACATTTCGATTGAGACAACCACTCTCCAAATTGGTAGCATAAAGGCTTCTCTGAATGGAACTTGCCCGGAAAATGCATTTCACTGGCCGGATCAGGAAAGTTATCCCCAGCTTATGCAATTTCTGGAGCAGACAAAGCTGGAAGGTGACAGCCTGGGCGGAATCGTCCGCGTTGTTGCCCGAAATGTCCCCGCCGGACTGGGAGACCCGATCTACGAAAAGCTCTCGGCAAACATAGCAAAAGCGATGTTCAGCATTGGAACAGTGCGAGGTGTGCTCTTTGGAGATGGTCTGGATCTCGCTGTAATGCCCGGTTCACAGTGTAACGACCGCTTTATTCAGGGTAAATGCGTCAGCAATCATCATGGCGGCATCCTCGGTGGCGTCAGCACCGGTGCAGAGATCAGTTTCGATGTAGTATTGCGCCCGGTTTCATCGATATCCGAAGAGCAGGAAACCATAGATCATCTGGGACGCCAAAGCACCATCAAACTATGCGGCAGGCACGATCACTGCCACATCCCGCGGGTAATCCCGGTTATCGAAGCCATGCTTACCATCTGCCTGGCAGATG is part of the Candidatus Cloacimonadota bacterium genome and encodes:
- a CDS encoding nucleoside kinase, encoding MKIDIRKDGHKHSLIELEKARPISQIIKGSGIDRNQVLSYKINHTEYVNEDYLPSGDTLVNCVTVNHPEGYRIYQDTAIFILAKALHTLLGVNHSLVAEHSIADGVFCEIFNSEKFSRDDVQRLKAAMHNIIESDLPIDRIEVSSSEAIDIFSSMHRKDVLRNIKSHHIETVSIYKCGKYYDFFIRPLADRTSFITHFDIEYLEPGFILRFPSGADMTLQEPFMLPQKLFALHQEHDKWLDILRVHNISDINSQIDRYDISQFILVEEALHEKKIAEMAANIVEDKDIKLILIAGPSSSGKTTFANRLRVQLQASKAKPFVIGLDDYFLDRDLTPRKESGDFDFESIHSIDLEYLNIQLTQLLNGEQIELPHYDFTRGIRRRSNNFVKMEKDNIIIMEGIHGLNDDLTSAIPESRKTRIYVSALNQLNIDNHNRIPTTDCRLLRRIIRDRQYRGYSAEETILRWPDVREGEEKNIFPYQENANYMFNSSLTYELGVLKKHAWNELLNVPSTSSAYTESRRLLHLLSHCRDIDDAHVPHNSIIREFTNGSVFRY
- a CDS encoding peptidylprolyl isomerase produces the protein MHIIAKIVNHEITDSDIARELAWGGTSKQALKRLIDRCLLLVKADQLGMRVTDEEFDIAMMELLEEEEPFGLPPGYLQSMDALEMETLLRRNILIRKYLSTLYPDEHPIEEAKLRELYDEQIQNFYSEEMVRCSHILIKGEDALRRITEIRSRIFGPAEFFEACRTCSDCPSNRCCGDLGYFPRGKLFPEIDAVAFSMQIDEISQPFASPEGYHILMLTDRKCKAPIPFEDIKSSLTAQIIQMEREYILMRHLDELYIEFKPQIKLFEDAVQ
- the miaA gene encoding tRNA (adenosine(37)-N6)-dimethylallyltransferase MiaA produces the protein MIITIEGPTAAGKTAFAIELAEALHTQIINCDSRQVYRYMNIGTAKPSPEELSRVKHHLVSIIDPNERYNAGCFVKAAEQIIDSMLLEDNIPIICGGTGLYIRSLLEGLFMHPPIDPHIREKLKAELQNVGVSALYQRLQEVDPEFAGRISDKDPQRILRGLEIYIGTGMNITEHWRLQKRVLKYHTLRILISPIRAVLYERINQRAEQMLSCGLLSEIEALLHNGYTWQDPGLATLGYKEFKDFFQGKSDLADCTELVAQHHRNYAKRQLTWYRKCRFDLTIGLQSFSLSDVLGEIESRYMRYKEETGAHHSQDS
- the mutL gene encoding DNA mismatch repair endonuclease MutL, with product MPKINILSEDVRNKIAAGEVIERPASVVKELVENSIDAGADTITVIVENGGKDLIQVIDNGMGMEPDDAMLALESHATSKIRNVDDIIHISSLGFRGEALPSIAAVSNFCLLTRNRNLEVALRVEINDGKLKDVIKTSSNPGTTIWVRGLFKSLPARRKFLRTDVVELRHIQKYFHYQAIIYPRINFKLIADGKKKLNYIASEDRNKRMAEVFGSGFFDDDIIEIDSGAGEYSVNGYIFGLEERSEKLIDAQYVFINGRFINDKTVKHSIKSAYQPFIQKTRAWMKGSTPPYILFIQVPPQEIDVNVSPTKSEVRFREQQRVHSLIFETLTRALRRYEDDKFASARNKFINIPFSQERPSSLERDIFVQNVQVPRYGEYKKEHAELFQDDLFKHEEEPLPRSIPIVNPEKDRDQEQQEIFIDQPNDSVPYKLLLQNEEDYINPWQLHNTYIFVQIEDGLVIIDQHAAHERIIYEKLIHRTGGAPAVRQKLIVPLVIDIPPYIASDIRDLVDANLELLEKIGFILKKFSGDSIVIEEIPAELGDFQGGKTFIDILKQLETEIELNSDFRDSLAKSIACKAAIKANTKLSRKEMLSLINNLFACRVPYFCPHGRPLIVKMTLTDFEKKFKRLV
- the aroC gene encoding chorismate synthase, translating into MPSNSLSRLFGITTFGESHGPAIGILFDSPIANQELPFDRIREALLRRAPKGNASTTRIETDEIEILSGVFNGKTTGTPLCILIHNKDARSIDYEPFKDLIRPGYADYSWLQKYHIFDYRGGGRTSGRETVARVLAAELLRHVLPDISIETTTLQIGSIKASLNGTCPENAFHWPDQESYPQLMQFLEQTKLEGDSLGGIVRVVARNVPAGLGDPIYEKLSANIAKAMFSIGTVRGVLFGDGLDLAVMPGSQCNDRFIQGKCVSNHHGGILGGVSTGAEISFDVVLRPVSSISEEQETIDHLGRQSTIKLCGRHDHCHIPRVIPVIEAMLTICLADAVQYQRLISATQDLAGYREALDKLDEDLLILLKRRREIVKQVKQFKKGHNLAPKDYAREREIIDKALCWAKELDLDPDLVLQIVNLNLKVSAK